A single Vigna radiata var. radiata cultivar VC1973A chromosome 8, Vradiata_ver6, whole genome shotgun sequence DNA region contains:
- the LOC106770728 gene encoding monooxygenase 2 — protein sequence METELVQDIVIVGAGIAGVTTSLGLHRLGIRSLVLESSDNLRVTGFSLSLWQNAWKALDAVGVGDKLRHNHRRLHGIVTTSLVTGKQIAAKPFKSTENQEGIEIRCVQRTKVLEVLVNELPKETIRAESKLVTFLRENILPAFMAGQYLKKAGYDCGKLNPY from the exons ATGGAAACAGAATTAGTTCAAGATATTGTCATTGTGGGAGCTGGAATTGCAGGCGTCACAACTTCATTAGGACTTCATAG ATTAGGTATCCGAAGTTTGGTGTTGGAATCTTCGGATAATTTGAGGGTCACTGGCTTTTCTTTGTCCCTATGGCAAAATGCTTGGAAGGCTTTGGATGCTGTCGGTGTTGGAGACAAACTCCGCCACAACCATCGACGGCTCCATGG GATTGTCACAACTTCATTGGTTACTGGGAAACAAATAGCAGCCAAGCCTTTCAAATCAACAGAAAACCAAGA AGGTATTGAAATTCGTTGTGTTCAACGAACAAAAGTGTTGGAAGTCCTGGTCAATGAGCTTCCAAAAGAAACCATCAGA GCTGAGTCCAAATTGGTTACCTTTTTAAGGGAAAACATCTTACCTGCATTCATGGCTGGTCAATATCTTAAGAAGGCAGGTTATGACTGTGGAAAGTTAAACCCTTATTAG